Below is a genomic region from Roseovarius arcticus.
GGGCGACAGTGATGAAAAAGCCAGCGCCGCGAAACCGCCCATGGAGGTGCCGGTGAAAATGACGTTTTTGTAGCCGCGGAACAGGCCCTGATCGCGCATGGCCTCCATCTCGGCTATCAGGTTCGGTTCCCGAAACCAGTCCTTGCGATGCGCCAGCACCCCCAGATGGGCGCATCCCTGCTGGCGCAAAACCTTGTACGCCCATGGCGCGCGCTGCGGCGAAAGATTGTTAACAGCAGAGAGGTTGTCGAATGTCACGACAAGCGTATCCGAGGGGCGCTGGATCAGGACCAGACTGCTGTGCTCAAGCCGCTTGAAAGAGCCGGGAATAGGGCCAGCGGGACGGATTTCGGTGTACCAGTCGGGGACGTCTTGCTGGCTGGCCTCGGTGTCTGCTCCGTCGGGATTTTCGGCGAGGTTAAGCGCAGTGGGATCAAGGCCGGCAGGGTCTTTCCTTGGATTCTCAGACAGCCCTAAGGTCTTAATTTGGTCCACTGACCACGGGCGCTGCGGCAATTGGTTATTAATATAGTCAGTGAGCCCTGAGACCCTCGACCCGCAACCAAGCATTGTAGGGTCAACCTCTGCCGAGAGCTTGATAACAGCACCCAGCGTATCGCGCGGCGACGGTTGTGCGGCCCCCCAAAGGACGGAATTCGGGTCAATCCTCAGGCCTGAGCCGCCGAGCCATATACAGTCGGTCTCGTCCGATGGGATAATCGGCCTTTGGCCGTTGTGGCTGTGAAATGCGCCCATGCGGAACAGGGTCCGGAAATCCGCATGTGCTTGGTTATCTGGGTTTTTTTGTTCAACAATCGGCATGGCCCATGCTGCAAAATCGGTATCAAGCGCTGACACTTCCTGCGCGATGGGTCCGAACCCAGGTCCGATGGTGAGGTATTCTCCGACGTTCAGCGCCATAGCCCGCGTGTTATCGGGCCATGCCTCCTCGCTCATTTCCGTGTGGGCTGCAGATTTAAGGGGGGTGCCGACATCAATGGTCAACGGCTTGATCTGGACGCGCCCCGCATTTTCGAAATCAGCGATTTCGGATGGCTGGTTGAATAGGCGCGGCGGCTGGTAAATTACGATTTGGTCAAAGCCCAGAGACAGGTGGTAAACCAACCATTTTTCAAGGTCTGGCGTCACTTCTGAAATATATGAAATTAAAACAAAAGTGTTCGTCGCCGACGGCATGAATGAAGTTCTTTCTTAACGGTTTGGGTTGAGTTATACAACGCGTACATGGAATGCTACAAGGCGCGTCTGTTTCAAGCATGAGCACTGTGGAAACCAAGAAACGCGGCCATTTCATTTGTCTGCGCAGGGATCAACTGGGCGCGCGTTTGCTGATGATCCTGAACTGTATCCGGCTTTCCGAAGATTTTGGTTTTGATTACCTAATCAACTGGTTTCCGCGAAACGCTGCCGCGCCCAAGCTGGCCAACCCAGACGAGCTTTTCTCGCAAGATTATATGGACCGTCATTTCATTTCGAATGACGAATATGAGGCAATGCGCGATGGCGCCCAGCCGTTGCATGCATTTTTTCAGGACAAGACACCGGATCGCCTGCTGAAACACCTGAATGGCGGGAACCATATTTTGCTGGAGGAAGGCTTTGAGGTTGCCGTGTTCCAATGGGAGAACGAGGAGCAGATCGCGGATCGGTATCGCGGATTCATCAAAAAAATCGAACTGAATTCGCTTGTCGCGAGCAAGATGGCCGAAATTGATCAGGCGGTTGGCCCAAGCTCGGCCGGGTCGGTCTCATACCACGTGCGGCGCGGAGATATCCTGAATGAGGACCCTTGGAAGCACGGCATGTGGCCTGCCAAGATTGAGCCGGATGAGCTATATCTGAAGCATTTGGAAATTGGCCAGCCTCAGATGGCACTGGTCTTTTCCGATCTGGATGAAAGTATCGAGCGGCTGCAAAAAGAGCATCCCAATGTCCGCGGGATCAAAGGGCTGATCACTGTATCTGACTGCACACCCTGCCAGCAGGATTTTCTTGAGCTCTATGCGATGTCGCGTACTGAGAAGATCGTGGCCCCAGTTATCAGCGCGTTCAGTAGCGCGGCCGCGCGGCTGAGTGGTCGCGACAGGCGCAGATTTGTCGATGTCTTGGAGCCCGCGCAGATTAATGACGCCTATGACCGGGTGGCTGACCGGTTTCGGGGGGGCTTGCACAATTTCGTAAACCTCAGCGAAGCCGCGCATGTTTTTTCTCGCCTTTCTCGCCATCTGGCGATGAATGACAGGGAGCAGGAAGGCTATGACATTGGCAAATCCTTGCTGGAGGCCGGCACCGACAACGCGTTTCTGCCGTTGCTGCATGCGGTAAACTGCATCTATCTGTCCCAGTGGCAGGAGGCTAAAATCAACCTCGACAAAGCCATGTCTGCGCCCGGCCTTTGGAAAGAGGATTATGCCTCAGCGATGGCTCTGCTGTCTCATGTGAATGCGGCGTTGGGCGATCCGATCGGCGCAAGGCGGCTTTGGCTGCGCGCGTTTTGGGCAAAGCCGCATCTGCCGGACGTTATTGTCGCCGGCTCAGCCTTGATGGAGAGGCACAGATTGAAATCTGGGCCCGATCTTACCTTTGATATCAAACTGCTGCGCTCTCAGCGTCTGCCCTACATCCAGAGGGATATCCTGACTGTTCAGCGCAAAATGATAAAACGAAAGCCGGTGGATTTCTCTCTTTTGACGATTGAATGGCGCAGCCTCGTTCTGGACCGAAAGGCAAAGCGCTTGTTGATGGATCAAAAGATTCTCAAGCGTATACGGACACTGGTTGCCCAAACCTCGCCCGATCCGGGCTTTGATAGCTTCCGCGGCCTTTTGCAACACTATGTCGGCAGGTCCAAAGCCGCCCGTGCCCTGACAGCCGAAGCGATCGAAGCCGCACCGGAGGATTTTCTGGTGAACAAGCGCCGCGCCGAGGTGCTGTGGGCCGCAAATCAGCCGGTCCGGGCGATCCGGCACATGCGAAAGCTGACAGAGCTGGAGCCGTCCAATCCCTTCGGTCATTTCATGCTCGCCAGATGCCTTGAGCAAAATGAGAAACCCGCTGAGGCATTGCACCATTACCGCGAGGCGGCGTCCTTAGATTGCTCCACCCCGGCGATTCACGCGGCCTTAGCCAATTGCCTTAGCGATCAGGGCCAGTTTGATCCCGCGATAGAGGCGTTCGCAACCGCCAGCGCGCTTGCACCCACTTTTCAAAAGTTCTCAAACCAAGGCGAGAGGCTGGCACGCAAGCTTGCAAATAGTGGCTAAAGGGCTGGCCCCGGCCTGCGATTTCAAAGTGGAAACAAGACCTCTCTCTATGCTAATCGCCGATAAGAGAAGTCTGGCCGCGGGCGGGAGAAGATACAGATGATCATTTCACACAGCCGCAAATTTGTGTTTGTGAAAACAAAGAAGACGGCGGGCACATCAATAGAATGTGCACTTGCCCCGCATCTTGAGCCCGGTGATCTGGCCTCCCCACTGGTCGAGCATGAGCCGCAGTACCGGCGGTTTTCCAAGGAATTTGTCCGTATCTTGCGTGAAAAGGACAGTGGCATCAGAGCACGCAATCCGCACCTTCCTGCCAGCGTGGTTTCGCGGCACTTCAGCAAAGAGACAGAAGGCTACTATTCGTTCTGCGTCGAGCGGAACCCATGGGACAAGGCAATTTCCGCGTTCTTTTTCTGGATCTCAAAACATCCGGTCGATCCGTCCCGGCCAGATGAGGAGAACTTTTTGGAGTTCGCACAAAGTGAGCGGCTCAGCTTTTTTTCGGATTTCGATGCCTACATGCTAAGCGGCAAGCCGCAGGTGGATCGTATACTGTCCTTTGAGAGCCTCGCAGAGGAATTCTCGGAGGTAGCGGCGTCGATTGGGCTGCCCGACATCACCATTGGCCGGATCAGAGCCAAGGGGGAAATTCGGCCAAAGAACGCGCACTCTCTTGAGCAGTTCTACGGCGCTGACCTCGACAATCTGGCGGCAAAGCGCGTCCGGTCGGTGTTTGCGCGCGAAATAGAGTATTTTGGCTACGCGCTGTAAGGCGTCCTGCGAAGTCTGAGCATCTAAACCCCGCCACCTAGATAACGTGCGTCTTCCTAGACGAGGCGAGACGTCTCCACGGCGGCCCGCACAAAGTCGCTAAAGAGGGGGTGGGGGGCAAAGGGTTTGGACTTCAATTCCGGATGAAATTGAACGCCGATGAACCACGGATGATCCGCCCACTCGACTATTTCTGGCAGGCGCCCATCGGGGGACATGCCTGAAAAGCGCAGGCCATGCTCCTCCAGCTTTTCGCGGTACTTGGTGTCCACCTCATAACGGTGGCGGTGACGCTCTTCGATGCTAGTGGTGCCATAAATCTCGGCGACGCGGCTGCCTTCTATGAGGGTCGCATCGTAGGCGCCGAGGCGCATGGTGCCGCCCTTGTCGTCGCTGACCTTGCGCTTGACCTTGGCGTTGCCCTGCACCCATTCCTTGAGGTGATAGACGACCGGCTCAAAGCGTTTTCCGCCGGCCTCATGGTCGAATTCCTCGGACCCAGCGGTGGCCATTCCGGCGACGTTGCGCGCGGCCTCAATCACTGCCAGCTGCATGCCCAAACAAATGCCCATATAGGGAATCTTGCGCTCGCGGGCGAATTGGGCCGCCTTGATCTTGCCCTCTGTGCCGCGCTCGCCAAAGCCGCCGGGCACGAGGATGGCGTGGAAGCCATCGAGGTGCTGCGCCGGTTCTTGGGTGTCGAATACTTCGGCGTCGACCCACTCGACGTTTACCTTGACCCGGTTGGCCATGCCGCCGTGCGTCAGCGCCTCTTTAATGGACTTGTAGGCGTCCTCCAGCTGGACGTATTTGCCGACGATGGCGATGTTGACCTCGCCATCGGTGTTATAGATGCGGTCGGCCACGTCCTGCCAGATAGTCAAATCGGGGCGGGGCGCGGGCGATATCTGGAACGCGTCCAGCACGGCCTGATCGAGGCCCTCGCGGTGGTAGGCCAGCGGCGCCTCGTAGATGGATTTCAGGTCATAGGCGGCGACGACGTCCTCTTTGCGGACGTTGCAAAAAAGGGCAATCTTCTCGCGCTCTTTTTCCGGGATTGGATGCTCGGACCGGCAAACAAGGATGTCTGGCGCGATGCCGATGGATTGCAATTCCTTGACGCTGTGCTGGGTCGGCTTGGTCTTTAGCTCGCCGCTGGCGGCCAGATAGGGCAGGAGGGTCAGGTGCATAAAGATGCACTGGCCGCGCGGCTGGTCATGGCTGAATTGGCGGATTGCCTCGAAAAAGGGCAGGCCCTCGATGTCGCCGACTGTGCCGCCGATCTCGCACAGCATGAAATCGACCTCATCCTCGCCAATATGCAGGAAATCCTTGATCTCGTTCGTGACGTGCGGAACGACCTGGATCGTCTTGCCAAGGTAATCGCCGCGGCGTTCTTTCTCCAGCACGTTGGAGTAGATACGGCCGGAGCTGACCGAGTCGGTCATGCGGGCTGGCACGCCAGTAAAACGCTCGTAATGGCC
It encodes:
- a CDS encoding tetratricopeptide repeat protein gives rise to the protein MSTVETKKRGHFICLRRDQLGARLLMILNCIRLSEDFGFDYLINWFPRNAAAPKLANPDELFSQDYMDRHFISNDEYEAMRDGAQPLHAFFQDKTPDRLLKHLNGGNHILLEEGFEVAVFQWENEEQIADRYRGFIKKIELNSLVASKMAEIDQAVGPSSAGSVSYHVRRGDILNEDPWKHGMWPAKIEPDELYLKHLEIGQPQMALVFSDLDESIERLQKEHPNVRGIKGLITVSDCTPCQQDFLELYAMSRTEKIVAPVISAFSSAAARLSGRDRRRFVDVLEPAQINDAYDRVADRFRGGLHNFVNLSEAAHVFSRLSRHLAMNDREQEGYDIGKSLLEAGTDNAFLPLLHAVNCIYLSQWQEAKINLDKAMSAPGLWKEDYASAMALLSHVNAALGDPIGARRLWLRAFWAKPHLPDVIVAGSALMERHRLKSGPDLTFDIKLLRSQRLPYIQRDILTVQRKMIKRKPVDFSLLTIEWRSLVLDRKAKRLLMDQKILKRIRTLVAQTSPDPGFDSFRGLLQHYVGRSKAARALTAEAIEAAPEDFLVNKRRAEVLWAANQPVRAIRHMRKLTELEPSNPFGHFMLARCLEQNEKPAEALHHYREAASLDCSTPAIHAALANCLSDQGQFDPAIEAFATASALAPTFQKFSNQGERLARKLANSG
- a CDS encoding sulfotransferase family 2 domain-containing protein, with the translated sequence MIISHSRKFVFVKTKKTAGTSIECALAPHLEPGDLASPLVEHEPQYRRFSKEFVRILREKDSGIRARNPHLPASVVSRHFSKETEGYYSFCVERNPWDKAISAFFFWISKHPVDPSRPDEENFLEFAQSERLSFFSDFDAYMLSGKPQVDRILSFESLAEEFSEVAASIGLPDITIGRIRAKGEIRPKNAHSLEQFYGADLDNLAAKRVRSVFAREIEYFGYAL
- a CDS encoding CTP synthase gives rise to the protein MARYIFITGGVVSSLGKGLASAALGALLQARGFSVRLRKLDPYLNVDPGTMSPFEHGEVFVTDDGAETDLDLGHYERFTGVPARMTDSVSSGRIYSNVLEKERRGDYLGKTIQVVPHVTNEIKDFLHIGEDEVDFMLCEIGGTVGDIEGLPFFEAIRQFSHDQPRGQCIFMHLTLLPYLAASGELKTKPTQHSVKELQSIGIAPDILVCRSEHPIPEKEREKIALFCNVRKEDVVAAYDLKSIYEAPLAYHREGLDQAVLDAFQISPAPRPDLTIWQDVADRIYNTDGEVNIAIVGKYVQLEDAYKSIKEALTHGGMANRVKVNVEWVDAEVFDTQEPAQHLDGFHAILVPGGFGERGTEGKIKAAQFARERKIPYMGICLGMQLAVIEAARNVAGMATAGSEEFDHEAGGKRFEPVVYHLKEWVQGNAKVKRKVSDDKGGTMRLGAYDATLIEGSRVAEIYGTTSIEERHRHRYEVDTKYREKLEEHGLRFSGMSPDGRLPEIVEWADHPWFIGVQFHPELKSKPFAPHPLFSDFVRAAVETSRLV